The region TAGTGTGATGACTTTAACCTCCGTAGCCTTTAACAGTGCCACCCCcatcatcattaagctggagccCCAAAGTAAGTACTTTGATTCTGTCATCTTTCCAGTTTTTCCACTTATGGAATCACTTTGGACCAAACCAGTGCTTGAATTGTGACAATTCTGTCTCACATCAAATCCAACCCCTATGCTGTGCTCCCACAGTTTCCATTGTGAATGATCTTGCATGCAAAGGCCTGGATAAGCTTGAGAGTACGTTGCCAGTGCTTCAACAGCCTTCACAGCAGGTGAATTCAATCTTCAAATATGTCCCAATCCTCTATTGGCTGTCCTTTGTGACAAATATATTGTTACATTATTGTAAGAACTATTTCTTTTCAATTATCATTATCACCCAGATTGTGTCAGATGTGAAGAatataatgatggaggccaaagATGCTGTAGCCATTGCTGTCCACGGAGCAAATAACTGCATGTATTACACCCTGACTGGAATGGTTGCGACGACAAAAGGAGCAAGTGGTGGGAGAGCCAACATTGTGTCCCTGGAACATGCTGTCCAGCTGGTTAGTGTGGGACTGGAATATGCACTGAGCCTGTCAGAAACCCTGGTGGACCAAGCCCTTCCTCCGACCGATGAAGAGATGGGTGAGTGGAGCTAATGCTGGAGTGTATTCATTAGTGGCACACCATAGCGAAAtgtagcaaaatatttttttatggaagTGAGGGGCTATTTACACCAGCATATCAAAGTGTAGTCAACAATGTTCTTCACCTTAACTATGGCTTTCCATGGCCTCTGGAGACTTATACTGACAGAAATGAAGGGCAACTGAAAGCTGTAATCTCTCATCACACCGACTCTTCTGTCTTTAGAAGATGAGGTCAAGACTGTGAAGGGCTTTGACGTTGCCGCCGCCAGGCCCAGCTCTCCTGTCCGACTGGTTTCCCTCACTGTCAAGCTGTGTAGACGAGCATACCACCAGGCAGAGGAGAAGATGCACTCTGTCAAAGTCTGCGGTCAGAAATCCCTCAATTTGCTTCAGCACACCATGCACTTGGTAAGCCTGGTAGATGCTTAAACCAGTTTCTCTAGAAGTTCATTTGGGAGAGGGACCCATTGATAGGATTTGGTAGCCTAATAGTTTCAGGTCAGTTTGGGGTCCTGGTTTGAtttggtttgctgatgtcaatgttgtgaacagtgcgtcccatggtggctgtggggttatggtatgagtaggcataagctacagaaaaCRAACGCAATTTcgttttattgatggcaatttgaatgcagatacAATGACGAGATCCTGCGGCCCATTGTCGTatcattcatccaccgccatcacctcatgatactgcacagccccatgtcgcaagggtcTGTACACTTCCTGGAAGctaaatgtcctagttcttccatggcctgcatactcaccagacatgtcacccattgagcatgtttgggatgctctggatcaatgtgtatggcagcatgttccagttcccgccaatatccagtaacttcacacagccatgtaagtgggacaacattccacaggctacaaaCCACTTGATCAACTCTGTGCAGGAGATGTTGTGCTGCATAAGGCTGgtggtcaccagatactgactggttttctgatccaccccctacctgtttaaggtatctgtgcccaacagatgcatatctatattcagTCATGGATTAGGGAAGAATGAATTTATATCAATTGACTGACTACTtttatatgaactaactcagtaatctttgaaattgttgcatgatgcaTTTATATTCAGTATAATCCATGTTCTTTGAAATTCTTGAAATAGAAATGCTACTTTGAGTCTAAAATGTCCATTATGCTTCTGATGGAATTAATGTGTGCAGGACAATCTTGGTGTCTTGGTGGAATGGACTAGTAACGTTCAAGAGAAGGAAGACAAGGAGACTGAGGTATTATCAAGTCTATTTACTAATGTACTGTTGGTGGAAATGTCTTAAAAGCTGTGATTATTACTGTTACAAGCTTGCTCTAGGTGTTCTCAAATTCTTTCCCTAGAAATTGGCTCATATTCAAGTGGCTAATTGAGAAATCCTTACTGAAAACATTTCAGTACCAGAATtaacatgttaaataaaaaataattgtgctCAACCATGCTGTTGCGTTTCCCAGACCAAGCATTGGTTGTGTTCGCTTGCATGGTTCAGCAGAGTCCCATATAAAGCAGTACATAACCTCTGTTTCTCCAGCGGGTGGTTATCCACAGCCTGGATGTCTCTCCCAGTGTGAGTCACCAGTTGCAGAGAAACTGTCTGAGCCTGGCCTGCAGCCTACAAAGTCTCCCCCGCCACCTCCAGCAGCAGGCTGTGTGTTTGCTGCTTTCTGCCTCACAGATCTTAAACAACTTTAGTTCCACTGACCCCCACCTGGTCATCAGACCTCAGGGCAAAGTGAGCGGTTCTCTGGATGCCATCCTGGACTACCTGGTCCACAACATGCCGCTCAATTGGCTGGTGGGGCCCTGGTGCCCTCAGACGCCGCCCATTACTCCAAGGGCCCAGACATATggtcagaggaggaagaggcctGCCAAGAAAACAGGTGTTTTTGACCGTGGGTGTACTGTCACACCCTATGAACAATATTGATGTGGTTCGTGTTGGGAGTCAGTCATCTCAGATATATGTAGGCTTCTGAAGTGCAGTGGTCGGTTTTTATTAATATTTGTCTAACACACAGCATGTCAATGCATTTGACTTGTGGGCATATAACGTTTAATGGACTTGGGTCAATAGACTTTGTTTGGGGTTTCTGTCACTGCAGTACTGCAAATCAATGTGTGGATGGCCCTAGACTTTGTATGCTTCATGCTGTGGAAAGAATCTGTTAAACCACAATAAATGACAATGCAAGTTACTTCCTTTGGCCTTGTCATTCATGTTTGGGTGCTGTTCCTAAATGTTATATCAAGATGACATGTAGCAATAGAACAATATTAACAAAGAAATGCCCTGGTCTAGGTTGATGGCAAAAACATGGCCCAATTTGAGTGCCCCAGTGTAATAGAGCACAAGTTTTGCCTTTTTGTCATTGCTAAACCTGTTTTGCTTGACAATGGCGAAAGATCTGGGAACAAATCTGTGACCAGGCTAGGTTTCTTGTGCATCTTAAGGAAAAAAATTGGTCTTGATCAAGGTCATTGATCAGTTAGGAACTTTCCTCACCTGGTTGTAGAGGTCTTTATTGGATACTCATTGAAAAGGAAATACCAACCAGCAGACTCCTGCCTTCCAATTCAGTTTTACACCCCTGCCTTAATGCCACAGTGGCCCTTCCCGTAAGGTATACTGTATTAGACCTTACACTGCTACCTGGGTAATATTCATAGGCTTACTCGGTGCACCCAGACTGTGAATGGTGTTGATGGGGTACTGTGACTGTGAACATGAATTTGAGTTCACACCAGTTAACCATATGCTCATTGGAGATAAATGTGAAACTTCTGACAAGTTTGAGGTGCTTCCTTGTCCAGATTAGTTAGTGCCAGAGCTGGTCTGAGATGGAGACTGACTGGTACAGATGCGAAGAGTGATGGCTGAGACCCCAGTTGCGGTAGTCTTACCATCAGTGAGACATCAGTTCAGTCATGATGGCGGGTTCtaaactaacatatggaattgttttttaGATCATTTAAGGATCATTTAGCTTGTGATTTTGAATTTACGACCCCTTTAGGGATCAAACAATTATTTgattaaacattgaatttggctgTGTGCAGGTGGACAAACCTACAAATTTGGCTATTTTGGCCACACCCTTTTCTGACAGGTAAAAtacacacattggcagtagaatggcctttactgaagagttcagtgactttcaatgtgccacctttccaacaagtcaaatttctgccctgctacagctgctccggtcaacttaagtgctcttattgtgaagtggaaatgtctaggagaaaTTACAGCTCAACTGCGAcgtggtagtccacacaagctcacagaacgggaccacagagtgctgaagAGTAAAAATGAGTTCACCGAGTtcccaactgcctctggaagcaacgtcggcacTAACtttatcgggagcttcatgaaatgggtttccatggccgcatacaagcctaagaaccatgcgcaatgccaagcgttggctggagtggtgtaaagctttcctccattggactctggagcagtggaatcacgttctctggagtgatgaatcgctcttcatctggcagtctgacggatgaatgggtttggcggatgccagaagaatggGGCTGTTCATggttgggctaggccccttccagtttagggaaatcttaacgctacagcatacaatgacattctagacagttctgtgcttccaactttgtggcaacagtttggggaaggcactttcctgtttcagcatgacaatgcccctgtgtacaaagtgaggtccatactgcaatggtttgtcaagattggtgtggaagaacttgactgacctgcggagagcccagacctcaaccctatcgaacacctttgggatgaattggaatgctgactgcgagccagtccTAATTTCCCAACATCCGTGCCTgactaatggtcttgtggctgaatggaagcaagtccccgcagcaatctaacatctagtggaag is a window of Salvelinus sp. IW2-2015 linkage group LG13, ASM291031v2, whole genome shotgun sequence DNA encoding:
- the LOC111972135 gene encoding perilipin-2-like isoform X2, whose amino-acid sequence is MVQGTLQERMWFYEEQAGKSLAGPDMMPGTPNSSQNVVFRLANLPMVSSACTLVSVWYCDTKRNHPYIRSLCTVVEISVMTLTSVAFNSATPIIIKLEPQISIVNDLACKGLDKLESTLPVLQQPSQQIVSDVKNIMMEAKDAVAIAVHGANNCMYYTLTGMVATTKGASGGRANIVSLEHAVQLVSVGLEYALSLSETLVDQALPPTDEEMDEVKTVKGFDVAAARPSSPVRLVSLTVKLCRRAYHQAEEKMHSVKVCGQKSLNLLQHTMHLDNLGVLVEWTSNVQEKEDKETERVVIHSLDVSPSVSHQLQRNCLSLACSLQSLPRHLQQQAVCLLLSASQILNNFSSTDPHLVIRPQGKVSGSLDAILDYLVHNMPLNWLVGPWCPQTPPITPRAQTYGQRRKRPAKKTGVFDRGCTVTPYEQY
- the LOC111972135 gene encoding perilipin-2-like isoform X1; the encoded protein is MVQGTLQERMWFYEEQAGKSLAGPDMMPGTPNSSQNVVFRLANLPMVSSACTLVSVWYCDTKRNHPYIRSLCTVVEISVMTLTSVAFNSATPIIIKLEPQISIVNDLACKGLDKLESTLPVLQQPSQQIVSDVKNIMMEAKDAVAIAVHGANNCMYYTLTGMVATTKGASGGRANIVSLEHAVQLVSVGLEYALSLSETLVDQALPPTDEEMEDEVKTVKGFDVAAARPSSPVRLVSLTVKLCRRAYHQAEEKMHSVKVCGQKSLNLLQHTMHLDNLGVLVEWTSNVQEKEDKETERVVIHSLDVSPSVSHQLQRNCLSLACSLQSLPRHLQQQAVCLLLSASQILNNFSSTDPHLVIRPQGKVSGSLDAILDYLVHNMPLNWLVGPWCPQTPPITPRAQTYGQRRKRPAKKTGVFDRGCTVTPYEQY
- the LOC111972135 gene encoding perilipin-2-like isoform X3, with product MVQGTLQERMWFYEEQAGPDMMPGTPNSSQNVVFRLANLPMVSSACTLVSVWYCDTKRNHPYIRSLCTVVEISVMTLTSVAFNSATPIIIKLEPQISIVNDLACKGLDKLESTLPVLQQPSQQIVSDVKNIMMEAKDAVAIAVHGANNCMYYTLTGMVATTKGASGGRANIVSLEHAVQLVSVGLEYALSLSETLVDQALPPTDEEMEDEVKTVKGFDVAAARPSSPVRLVSLTVKLCRRAYHQAEEKMHSVKVCGQKSLNLLQHTMHLDNLGVLVEWTSNVQEKEDKETERVVIHSLDVSPSVSHQLQRNCLSLACSLQSLPRHLQQQAVCLLLSASQILNNFSSTDPHLVIRPQGKVSGSLDAILDYLVHNMPLNWLVGPWCPQTPPITPRAQTYGQRRKRPAKKTGVFDRGCTVTPYEQY